A window of Candidatus Xiphinematobacter sp. Idaho Grape contains these coding sequences:
- a CDS encoding glycoside hydrolase family 10 protein, translating to MTVDMHLFWNLCVTGMVYCVSSYGPFSCSSSLLWATEMRGAWIPSVYNLDFPSRKNMEPVEQLKEIRHLVAVAARCRLNNIFVQVRSESDALYSSSIEPWSRFLTGRQGRTPGFDPLQVFIREAKLRGIAVHAWINPYRVATNATNSFDRKHVSQSLAPHIRRVGNLLWMDPSSVAAQNHILRVVKDLISRYNLAGIHLDDYFYPYPNRLLGPFPDAQAYLSYRTLGGQLEIGDWRRQNINRLVHKLSILIHQERPGMKFGISPFGIYTRGSPSTVEADLDQLNCLYSDPVFWMCHGWVDYIAPQLYWKEGGPRSFSTLLKWWRSQKINPHGIPIYPGITLERLAQRNSWPVSEIVLQMRLEKATRPRGKGGFILWRLHQLVTDVKGISSIVARE from the coding sequence ATGACAGTCGACATGCATCTATTTTGGAATCTTTGCGTCACTGGGATGGTATACTGTGTCTCTTCCTACGGCCCATTTTCCTGTAGCTCTAGCCTACTGTGGGCTACCGAAATGCGGGGGGCTTGGATTCCTTCGGTTTACAATCTAGATTTTCCTTCCCGTAAGAACATGGAACCGGTTGAACAGCTTAAAGAAATCCGTCACCTCGTAGCTGTAGCTGCACGCTGCCGCTTAAACAATATTTTTGTGCAGGTACGTTCAGAGAGTGATGCTCTGTATTCTTCATCTATTGAACCATGGAGCCGATTTTTAACTGGTAGACAAGGACGCACTCCAGGATTTGATCCGCTTCAAGTCTTCATTAGAGAAGCTAAACTCAGAGGTATTGCTGTCCATGCATGGATCAACCCCTATCGGGTGGCAACCAACGCAACAAATTCGTTCGACAGAAAACATGTTAGCCAATCTCTAGCGCCTCATATAAGACGGGTAGGCAACCTCCTTTGGATGGACCCATCCAGTGTCGCAGCCCAAAATCATATACTGAGAGTGGTGAAGGACCTCATTTCCCGTTACAATCTGGCAGGAATCCATCTAGACGACTACTTTTACCCATACCCAAACCGGCTTCTTGGTCCTTTTCCTGACGCTCAGGCCTACCTGTCTTACCGTACCTTAGGGGGACAATTGGAGATCGGAGACTGGCGGCGCCAGAACATCAACAGACTAGTACATAAGTTAAGCATACTTATTCACCAAGAGCGGCCCGGTATGAAGTTCGGTATTAGCCCATTTGGTATCTACACTAGGGGCAGTCCATCTACGGTAGAAGCAGATTTAGATCAACTAAATTGCTTATATTCGGACCCAGTCTTTTGGATGTGTCATGGGTGGGTAGACTACATCGCTCCCCAATTGTACTGGAAGGAAGGCGGTCCACGGAGTTTTAGTACACTATTAAAGTGGTGGCGCAGCCAGAAAATTAACCCCCACGGAATCCCGATCTATCCTGGAATCACTCTGGAGCGCTTAGCACAGAGAAATAGCTGGCCAGTATCAGAAATTGTGCTTCAAATGCGCCTCGAAAAGGCCACGCGCCCCCGGGGAAAAGGTGGATTCATCCTATGGCGCCTGCACCAATTGGTAACAGACGTTAAAGGGATCTCTTCCATCGTTGCTCGTGAATGA
- the atpB gene encoding F0F1 ATP synthase subunit A, whose protein sequence is MTFYAPVLVATFPLKAESAYRFFPTESLSFTAWLSNSILVSVLVTGAVLLFAYRFATRLRVIPGGMQNFFEAIVEITLNVIEGIIGRRMAQKAFGFLASLFLFILFSNWFGLLPGVGTVGWGSKAGFLTVSEVEIPLLRPTTADLNMTLGLATVAMYFWFLWTVQEVGFFGLVKALFEVKGGVKGVLSLVLSPIFLFVGVLEVISILVRPMSLSLRLYGNVYAGEILMRTMTDLGNSLGFSQWVSALMSVVVPIPFYFLELLIGFLQAVVFTLLIAVYIQLSTVHSE, encoded by the coding sequence ATGACTTTTTATGCGCCGGTCTTAGTAGCTACTTTTCCGTTGAAGGCGGAATCTGCCTACCGGTTCTTTCCGACGGAATCACTAAGCTTCACTGCCTGGCTTAGCAATTCTATTTTGGTTTCTGTCCTAGTTACTGGGGCAGTACTTCTATTTGCCTATCGATTTGCTACCAGGCTGCGTGTAATTCCTGGAGGAATGCAAAATTTTTTTGAGGCAATAGTGGAAATCACCCTTAATGTTATTGAGGGAATTATTGGTAGACGCATGGCACAGAAAGCTTTCGGATTTCTTGCCTCATTATTTCTCTTTATCCTTTTCTCAAATTGGTTCGGCCTGCTACCCGGCGTTGGTACTGTTGGATGGGGATCTAAGGCAGGTTTTTTAACTGTGAGTGAGGTGGAAATTCCTCTGCTTCGACCGACTACAGCGGACCTAAACATGACTCTTGGATTAGCTACAGTAGCGATGTACTTCTGGTTTCTATGGACCGTCCAGGAAGTGGGATTTTTTGGTCTTGTTAAGGCCCTCTTTGAAGTAAAGGGTGGTGTTAAAGGGGTACTTTCTCTTGTATTAAGCCCTATTTTTCTCTTTGTTGGAGTTCTAGAGGTTATTTCCATCCTTGTCCGTCCTATGTCCCTGTCTTTACGCCTTTATGGCAATGTTTATGCGGGAGAAATCTTGATGCGTACCATGACGGACTTGGGGAACAGCCTTGGCTTCTCACAGTGGGTGTCTGCCCTAATGAGTGTAGTAGTACCAATTCCCTTTTACTTTTTGGAACTGCTAATCGGATTTCTCCAGGCTGTAGTATTTACGCTTCTAATTGCGGTATATATTCAGCTTTCCACAGTCCACTCAGAATGA
- a CDS encoding TlyA family RNA methyltransferase, whose amino-acid sequence MKHLRLDSLLVSRGLFESKERAQCAILAGDVQTEGSLPLPVNIKPGTFVSADITIKIKTHQRYVSRGGEKLEYALDYFVIDAGGKICMDVGSSTGGFTDCLLKHNARLVHAIDVGRGQLHWSLRKNPHVITHEGINARYLQYSDFTDSVEIIVVDVSFISLTLILPPVLRILASTGHMIILIKPQFELDRKRVGKGGIVRDPTAHLEAIGKVYAFATGFSRARWMGMTESPIVGRGGNKEFFAHLCPV is encoded by the coding sequence ATGAAGCACCTTCGTTTGGATTCTCTCCTTGTCAGTCGCGGCCTTTTTGAGTCCAAGGAAAGGGCCCAGTGTGCCATTCTAGCTGGTGATGTACAAACGGAGGGATCGCTCCCGCTCCCAGTCAACATTAAACCAGGTACATTCGTTTCTGCAGATATAACCATAAAAATCAAAACTCACCAGCGTTATGTGAGTCGTGGTGGAGAGAAGTTGGAATACGCCCTTGACTATTTTGTGATAGATGCCGGCGGTAAGATCTGCATGGATGTAGGTTCCTCAACAGGAGGCTTCACTGACTGTCTCTTAAAACACAATGCTAGGTTGGTGCATGCCATTGACGTAGGACGGGGCCAACTCCATTGGAGCTTGAGAAAAAATCCTCATGTTATTACCCATGAGGGAATCAATGCGCGTTACTTGCAGTATTCTGACTTTACGGACTCTGTGGAAATCATTGTTGTGGACGTCAGCTTCATATCCCTGACGCTAATTTTACCGCCCGTGCTCAGGATACTTGCATCAACGGGTCATATGATTATTTTAATCAAGCCACAGTTCGAATTAGACAGGAAGCGGGTGGGAAAAGGTGGCATTGTCCGTGATCCAACAGCTCACTTGGAAGCCATAGGGAAGGTTTATGCCTTTGCTACGGGGTTTTCTCGTGCTCGCTGGATGGGAATGACGGAATCTCCTATTGTCGGCAGGGGAGGCAATAAGGAATTTTTTGCCCACCTTTGTCCAGTATGA
- a CDS encoding HAD-IA family hydrolase → MKQFTKLVSRRICHRWPHRPFDVQIPRSPKLLVFDFDGTIADTFQSSLCIFNEMAAEFGYRPLLGSEVEVARGMNTRQFMRYLGISTVHLPKISLRGFRLLHSRIENILPIRGVPELLHELQDRGIPMGILTSNSEENVRAFLHRHCLEVFSFTHSSSHLFGKAREIRAILRRNRLSAQEIIFIGDETRDVEAAQQTKVPVIAVGWGYNSYKVLQERKPQATIECPRQLLEFLPPKRVSVSPCFYESYEGLLDQHGL, encoded by the coding sequence TTGAAACAGTTTACTAAGTTAGTCTCGAGGAGGATCTGCCATAGGTGGCCCCATCGCCCTTTCGATGTTCAAATCCCTAGAAGCCCAAAGCTTCTGGTTTTTGACTTCGACGGTACTATTGCTGATACTTTTCAATCCAGTCTTTGCATCTTCAATGAGATGGCTGCTGAGTTCGGGTATCGTCCACTCCTGGGTAGCGAAGTTGAGGTTGCGAGAGGAATGAATACCCGTCAGTTTATGAGATACTTGGGAATTTCCACAGTGCACCTACCAAAGATTTCTCTCAGGGGCTTTCGGCTGCTCCACTCTCGAATTGAGAACATTCTTCCGATCCGTGGCGTACCAGAACTTTTGCACGAACTTCAGGATCGAGGCATTCCTATGGGGATTCTTACGTCCAACTCTGAGGAAAACGTGCGTGCCTTCCTTCATCGCCACTGTTTGGAAGTTTTCTCATTCACTCACAGCTCATCTCACCTTTTCGGAAAGGCGCGTGAAATCAGAGCCATCCTACGCCGAAACCGGTTGTCTGCTCAGGAAATTATCTTTATTGGAGATGAAACTCGTGACGTAGAGGCTGCTCAGCAAACAAAGGTTCCAGTAATCGCAGTGGGCTGGGGATATAACAGCTACAAAGTGCTACAAGAAAGAAAACCGCAAGCCACCATCGAGTGTCCAAGACAGCTGTTAGAGTTTCTTCCTCCAAAGAGAGTTTCTGTCTCTCCCTGCTTTTATGAAAGTTATGAAGGCCTACTGGATCAGCATGGACTTTAA
- a CDS encoding aldo/keto reductase: MKYRKLPSGLQVSEVGFGMWTVSTGWWGNYSDMEAIRLLREAFNLGITLFDAADTYGNGRSEDLIRQAFGTEREQIVIATKVGYNFLEHGNDRRGQRAIPQDFKAEAIRQATDAALCRLGTETIDILQLHNIHMEQVHDDELWETLENLRSQGKIRLYGVSLGPAIGWLAEGVLAVQRRNPAVLQHIYNILEQYPGSAIHRAAQEGNAQTRFFVRVPHSSGMLEGHYREDTVFQPGDHRSHRPKSWLVNGIKKVEQLRFLELENRTLAQAALLWLLAEDRVASTLPNIYNADQLHEFAAAPDSPSLTREELQCIQNLSTTNFGLEPEPVSFKGTMETISAA, from the coding sequence ATGAAGTATCGCAAACTACCTAGTGGGCTCCAAGTAAGCGAAGTTGGCTTTGGAATGTGGACGGTTTCTACAGGTTGGTGGGGGAATTACTCTGACATGGAAGCCATACGGCTTTTGCGCGAGGCCTTTAACCTAGGGATTACGCTTTTCGACGCAGCTGACACTTATGGAAACGGCAGGAGTGAAGATCTTATTCGACAAGCATTTGGGACAGAACGTGAACAAATCGTTATTGCTACTAAGGTAGGTTACAATTTCCTTGAGCATGGTAATGACCGCCGTGGACAGCGTGCAATCCCTCAGGATTTTAAGGCCGAGGCCATTCGGCAAGCTACGGATGCCGCACTTTGTCGTCTAGGTACAGAAACCATTGATATTCTGCAGTTACATAACATCCACATGGAGCAGGTACATGACGACGAACTTTGGGAAACGCTAGAGAACTTGCGTTCCCAGGGGAAAATTCGCCTCTATGGCGTGTCCCTTGGGCCGGCCATTGGCTGGCTGGCAGAAGGTGTTCTGGCAGTTCAGCGCCGTAACCCAGCTGTCCTCCAGCACATTTACAACATTCTGGAGCAATATCCAGGTTCTGCCATCCACAGAGCGGCCCAGGAGGGAAATGCTCAAACTCGTTTTTTTGTCCGTGTCCCCCACTCTTCTGGTATGTTGGAGGGACACTACAGGGAAGATACTGTGTTCCAACCTGGTGATCATCGAAGCCATCGCCCCAAGAGTTGGCTCGTTAATGGAATCAAAAAGGTGGAGCAGCTGCGTTTTCTGGAATTGGAAAACCGTACTCTTGCTCAAGCTGCTCTTCTTTGGTTGCTAGCAGAGGATCGGGTGGCCTCCACTCTGCCCAATATTTATAACGCTGACCAGCTGCATGAGTTTGCGGCCGCCCCCGACTCTCCCTCTCTCACCAGAGAGGAGCTGCAATGCATTCAAAATCTATCTACCACTAACTTTGGTTTAGAACCAGAGCCAGTGAGTTTTAAAGGGACCATGGAAACTATTTCCGCCGCTTGA
- the atpA gene encoding F0F1 ATP synthase subunit alpha, giving the protein MSRILQEIEAKIESIKTISPAQIYVGVVQEIGDGVAQIEGLSKAVLNEMLEFPRGEVGLALNLEETSVGAIILGDYTSIREGDEVRCTGKLLQIPVGLALLGRVVNALGIPIDGKGPIPTKDFYPLERNAPGIIQRQPVTQSLQTGIISIDAMTPIGRGQRQLIIGDRSTGKTTIALDTILNQAVINHAGTHNPNFRPVYSIYVAIGQKSASIARVVSILESRDALRYTVVVCASASESATVQYIAPFAGMSMGEWFMENGRDALVVFDDLSKHAVAYRQISLLLKRPSGREAYPGDVFYLHSRLLERSARLNIGVGNGSLTALPIIETQAGDVSSYIPTNVISITDGQIYLETELFYQGVRPAISVGLSVSRVGSAAQVKAMKQVAGKIRGDLAQFRELAAFAQFGSDLDAKTRLQLNRGQRIVELFKQRQHSLLSLHHQIIFLWAAKNGFLDALGIDQVREYSTRLIEFMDSRKSALVEKISKTQQAIDDVLEEELKHALEEFAKLFL; this is encoded by the coding sequence ATGAGTAGAATTTTACAGGAGATAGAAGCTAAGATTGAAAGCATTAAGACTATCAGTCCGGCGCAAATCTACGTGGGAGTGGTTCAAGAGATTGGTGATGGAGTTGCGCAGATTGAAGGGTTAAGTAAGGCTGTACTCAACGAGATGCTTGAGTTTCCCCGAGGGGAGGTTGGATTAGCTCTCAATCTAGAAGAAACTAGCGTTGGTGCGATCATACTGGGTGATTACACGAGTATCCGCGAAGGCGATGAAGTCCGTTGCACTGGGAAACTGCTCCAGATACCTGTTGGACTAGCCCTCTTAGGGCGTGTAGTAAATGCCTTAGGCATACCTATCGATGGAAAGGGTCCCATCCCCACCAAGGACTTCTATCCTCTGGAGCGTAATGCTCCTGGTATTATCCAGCGTCAGCCGGTCACTCAGTCTCTACAAACTGGTATTATTTCCATCGATGCGATGACACCAATCGGTCGTGGCCAGCGTCAGTTAATCATTGGAGACCGGTCTACTGGAAAGACCACAATCGCTCTGGATACTATTCTTAATCAAGCTGTAATTAATCACGCGGGCACCCACAATCCGAATTTCAGGCCCGTCTATAGCATTTACGTCGCAATTGGACAGAAGAGCGCTAGCATCGCCCGCGTTGTCTCCATCTTAGAATCGCGAGATGCTCTACGTTATACAGTTGTTGTCTGTGCCAGCGCTTCGGAGAGTGCAACTGTTCAATATATTGCCCCGTTTGCCGGGATGAGTATGGGAGAGTGGTTTATGGAAAATGGTAGGGATGCCCTGGTTGTATTCGATGATCTTTCTAAGCATGCTGTTGCCTATCGCCAAATTTCTCTTCTGCTGAAGAGACCCTCTGGGAGAGAGGCCTACCCAGGAGACGTCTTTTACCTGCATAGCCGCCTTTTAGAGCGTTCTGCGCGTCTCAACATAGGAGTAGGGAATGGTTCTTTAACCGCATTACCGATTATTGAGACGCAAGCTGGCGATGTCTCATCGTATATTCCAACAAACGTTATTTCGATTACCGATGGCCAAATTTATTTAGAGACTGAGCTTTTCTATCAAGGCGTGCGCCCGGCTATCTCTGTAGGCCTTTCCGTTTCCCGTGTGGGCTCCGCTGCTCAGGTAAAAGCAATGAAGCAAGTTGCCGGAAAGATCAGAGGGGATCTTGCGCAGTTTCGTGAGTTAGCTGCCTTCGCACAATTTGGGTCAGATCTAGATGCAAAAACCCGCCTACAGCTAAACCGCGGCCAACGCATTGTAGAGCTTTTCAAACAGCGCCAGCACTCCTTGCTTAGCCTGCATCATCAAATCATCTTCCTTTGGGCGGCGAAAAACGGGTTTTTGGATGCCCTAGGGATAGATCAGGTCCGTGAGTATAGCACCAGACTTATTGAATTTATGGATTCTAGGAAGAGCGCGTTGGTAGAAAAAATCTCCAAAACACAACAAGCGATCGACGATGTGCTCGAAGAAGAGCTAAAGCACGCCCTGGAGGAATTTGCCAAGCTTTTCCTCTGA
- a CDS encoding F0F1 ATP synthase subunit delta produces MIESTPAVKVKKAGRILSRKLFLLCVNQGKVAEGCVFAVVDALIKEKPRQYLQILRELTRRIRLALADSQARVQSAVPLSSRERSLIKKRLISFYDKDLEVQFEDNAEVLGGLHIQIGSEVWDGTVLSYLGRVSSFLLDLDT; encoded by the coding sequence TTGATTGAAAGTACCCCAGCTGTGAAAGTAAAGAAGGCAGGTCGTATTCTCTCTAGAAAGCTCTTTCTCTTGTGTGTGAACCAGGGGAAAGTGGCGGAGGGTTGTGTTTTTGCAGTGGTAGATGCTTTGATAAAAGAGAAGCCGCGTCAGTATCTTCAAATCTTGCGTGAACTGACGAGGCGGATTCGCTTAGCACTTGCTGATAGTCAAGCTAGGGTACAGAGCGCGGTGCCTCTTTCTTCCAGAGAGAGATCACTCATTAAAAAAAGGCTTATATCCTTTTATGACAAAGATTTGGAGGTACAGTTTGAGGACAACGCTGAGGTATTGGGAGGCCTACACATTCAGATTGGCAGCGAGGTATGGGATGGTACAGTCCTGAGCTATTTGGGGCGTGTTTCTTCGTTTCTTCTAGATCTAGATACCTAG
- a CDS encoding ATP synthase F0 subunit C has product MLTQILAEAATTSGLTGSLTLGMAGAGAALGIGWIGAKMVEAVGRNPGTFGRVLALGILGIALAESIAIYALILAFQGR; this is encoded by the coding sequence ATGTTAACTCAAATTCTTGCAGAAGCAGCTACTACTTCAGGACTCACTGGCAGTCTCACACTAGGTATGGCAGGAGCTGGAGCAGCGTTAGGTATCGGTTGGATCGGTGCCAAAATGGTAGAGGCCGTTGGCCGCAATCCAGGAACTTTTGGACGCGTGCTGGCACTCGGTATTCTTGGAATTGCACTAGCGGAATCTATTGCCATATATGCCTTGATTTTGGCTTTCCAGGGACGCTAG
- a CDS encoding F0F1 ATP synthase subunit B family protein yields MGAIDHILKQFGVDWPHFAAQVVLFLTAYFTLDRLAFKPVLKILSDRQKLIEEAKLNAERAKSLMDEAELHRQAILRKANEEAQVLFREIQAASKIQAQRALQQTKQEAESMIVRAGETIAGERARMIKEVKEQTAILVVKTTAKVVGKVLTDEDQKRLSAEVLRVVTS; encoded by the coding sequence ATGGGCGCAATTGACCATATTCTCAAGCAGTTTGGGGTGGACTGGCCCCACTTTGCAGCACAAGTTGTTCTTTTTCTGACAGCCTATTTCACTCTGGATCGACTCGCTTTTAAACCTGTACTTAAGATACTGTCTGATCGGCAGAAGCTTATCGAAGAAGCTAAGCTAAATGCAGAGAGGGCAAAAAGCCTCATGGATGAGGCCGAACTTCACCGCCAGGCAATTCTTCGTAAGGCAAATGAGGAGGCACAAGTCCTTTTTAGGGAGATACAGGCAGCTTCCAAGATTCAAGCACAAAGAGCACTTCAGCAAACAAAACAGGAGGCCGAGTCAATGATTGTACGAGCAGGGGAAACTATTGCTGGCGAACGTGCAAGAATGATAAAGGAAGTCAAGGAGCAGACGGCTATTTTAGTAGTAAAGACGACTGCTAAGGTTGTCGGTAAAGTGCTAACTGACGAAGATCAAAAACGTTTATCTGCAGAGGTGTTGCGTGTAGTGACTAGTTGA
- a CDS encoding bactofilin family protein, with product MNLNSLTHDVQDQTHQTRKNILTSEVEIKGTLHFKGELIFDGKIEGEIVSEGDLILGKNSFIKGEVRVKAAIIHGTVMGNITVTEKCELKSSSQLTGDLIAARMQIEEGATFVGKSEVSPNKARKPTEKPGKTAEKPVEKVAEPSKVVATALPAQLQDLHRKPVVPQSRT from the coding sequence ATGAACCTCAATAGCCTTACCCACGACGTACAAGACCAAACCCACCAAACGAGAAAAAATATACTCACTAGTGAAGTAGAAATCAAAGGTACACTTCACTTTAAGGGTGAGCTAATCTTTGACGGAAAAATTGAAGGTGAAATTGTTTCGGAGGGAGATTTGATTCTAGGGAAAAATTCTTTCATCAAGGGAGAGGTAAGAGTTAAAGCAGCCATTATCCACGGGACTGTAATGGGAAACATTACTGTAACTGAAAAATGTGAATTGAAATCCAGTTCTCAGCTTACTGGTGATCTCATAGCCGCACGCATGCAGATTGAAGAGGGGGCCACTTTTGTAGGGAAATCGGAAGTTAGCCCCAACAAGGCTAGGAAGCCTACTGAAAAACCGGGGAAAACTGCTGAAAAACCAGTAGAGAAAGTCGCAGAGCCTTCTAAGGTCGTCGCTACTGCACTCCCTGCACAACTACAAGACCTTCATCGTAAACCAGTCGTTCCCCAATCTAGAACCTGA